TCACAATACTCTTCCTTGAAGAGAACAAAGGCATTGAGTAATTGATAGAATTATTAGAACATCTAGGAGCAAGAGAATAATAAGATAGATATGCTTCCTCCTACTGGATTGACCTAAACAAACTGGTTAACTTCAGGAACAACAATTCTCCATTCACTTTTAGACTCTAACTACATCACTGCTTTCTATGTCATCAACATCATAATCTAACATATACTCATCATAGTCAACTAACTTCATATATCAAGATAAGGGGTCAATTTTTAAAAGGGCTCTAATCAATAGAGATCATCCTGTGTCAACTTTCACACGAGTAGGTCAAATGAAATAGATCTTTTCACTGTGGCCAATCGTCTCCTAGAAGATCAGCTAAAGCATGTGTACTATGTTACAACCATACACTGACCACCAGGGTAAATAAGAGCTTCAAGGATTTGCATTACCAACAATTTGATAAACTTCTGTTCAGAGTGAACCTAACTTCATCCTGTCCTGAATGCTTTTAACACAAAATAAGGGAGTGCGCTACATTTGATCTAACCTTTATCTTCTCAAGCAGACATTAGTTGACAAACTAAAAATCTGCAAATACATGTATAGCCTAAAGGGCTTCAGTTATTGACCTAACTGCAAACACTCACATAAACTGAACTACAGGACCAAATTGTGATGTGTAAACACTACTAAAGCTACAACCTGTACCTTGCCAGTTCATACTATAATCGGCCAGAGAGTTGGAGCTCCAATATATAATATTGACAGAAGTTCAATAAATATAAAATCGACGAAACTGTACCTCAAGCCTTATAAGAACATTCCTATTTTGCAGAATTCTCCTGTCCCATTCAGATATGGCAGTGGCATGCTTCCGGAACTTTGCAGTACGGTCTTGAAGACCATTGTTCCAGTCCCGAATAATCTACAGTAGACAATTTCATGAGATTTTCAATATACTGAAAAGTCACTGGCTTACTGCACAACTCaaatagagaaaagaaaattgatgTTCAGAAAACGCCACAGAATACTAATCCCGCCTGGAATGTATTGTTGATATCAAAAGGCAACCACCTTAGtgaaaaaacaacaaccaTAATTGAAAAAGATAAGTACGGTACCTCCTCAACACATTTACCAACAATTTCTGATGGAAGCTTAGGAGCCTGAGATGCTGCTGGAGTGATAGCAGTAGTAGTAGGTCTGCATCAATAACACAAGAGAAACATTGTGCAAAAATGTTAAAACCTTGCTTGCACATCTCCAGTAACAAGTCATAGTACAGATAAATCAAGGGGGCATGTACAACCCAGTGCTGCTAGCTTGAAGAGCTGAGGAAGTCGCCTGACTTGTTGTGGTGCTGGTGGCTGAAGTACTTGCAGCTGTAGCAGGAGCACCTACGGAACACACACACTTTAATACAAAGCTGAACATCGCCAAAATTTTCACTTCAAAATTTAGAAAACAAACTAAAGGCAAGCAACTGCTAAATCATTTGGCATTTTGTAAAAATATGTGGCAAATATGGCCCACAAACAAAAGGATTTCAATAGATATTTAGCAGAAATATCATATAAATACTTCTCCAGGACCAATACAGGCATAACGATATAAGAAAATAGTTATCCAAACGACCCCACTCCATTGCATTTTGAGGAATGGGTGAGGATTAGGTTTCTGGATAGACGTTCAGGCATACAGAATGTGTATTTGAGCCAACAATTGGATCCAAATCAAATGGGCTTTACTTTAAGCAATCGGTCAGTCTATTCTAGAATAGCGCCGCTAGACGTTGAGCCATTTAGCGTGTGAACCCTATCTCAATATAGCGCCTATAGCACAAAAATGGTCGAAGCGTAGCGGCAGCTCCCTCCAAATGCTATAGTGGCGCTACAGCACGCTATTTGTTTCCATGAGTGATAGTTAATAAGAAGTGCCAAGGTTATAAAATATAGGCGTACAGCTGTACAGCGATATATTGGGTACTGAATCCAATAAGTAGTTGAGGGTGCTAGTATTATGAGCTACTGACACTTAGTTTCTCAAAACTTTGGAACCGAATGCAGAGGCGTGGCATCACATTTAAATAAGTACTGCGAATGAAGAAGTATAAATAGCTCACCAAACAGTGCTGACTGAGTTGCCAAAGTTGAGGTAGAAGCTGGTGTACTTGCTTGCAGGCTAAAACTAGGAAACGCAGATGTTGTGGTTGAAGGAGCTGTGGTTGTGGCTGCAGATGTTGACGGACTTGTGATAGTGGTGGTAACTGCTgctgatgatgaagatgatggtgGTACTGTAAAGCTGAAACCgctagaggaagaagatgatgctGGCACCGAGAACAATGATCCCGATGTTGTGGAGGCAACAGTAGTTGGTGGCACGGTGGATGCACTCGTTGCAGACACAGAAGCAAATGTCGGCGTGGGAGTAGCAACAGATGCACCGAATGGAAAGTTAAGAGAGCTTGCTGAGGAGCTTGCTGCTGCACCGGTATTAGAGAACAATGAGGGAGCAGGTGCCGCCTGTGAAGTGGCCAAGGAGAACCCACTGGTGGGGGCGGACGCCGGCGTGGTAGGAGCAGCCGATGCATTGTTAGGGATCGAGAATGCAGAGGCTGAGGGAGCAGACGAGAATAATGAAGGGGTGGTGCTACCCGTCGTCGTGCTTCCTGATGATGGCGTGAAGCCGAACGACGGTGCAGAGGCGGTAGTTGCTGCCGGTAATGAAAACCCAACGGATGGCGCGGTTGTAGCAGTGGTTGCTGGAGACGAGGCGGCGATGTTGCCGAAGAGCGGCGCAGCGGGGGTGGATCCGAATAAGGCCGAACCGGTGGGGGGCCCAAACCCTGGAGCCGGTGCCGAGGTAGCGGCGGTACTAGATGGAGCAGCCGCGCTGTTGAGACCGAAGCCGAATGATGGCGTCGGGGCGGCGGTCGTGGCCGTGGTGGCGCCTGACGCGGATGAGCCAAATCCGAAGCCCGTGGCAGGTGTAGAGAAAAGGCTTGGCGTGGACGCAGCGGAAGAGGTGGCGCCGAATATACTGGGGgtagtggcggcggcgggggtcgCGCCGAAGAGACCTGGCGTGACCGCGGTGGAGGAGGTCGCGCCAAATAGGCCCGGGGTAGTCGCCGTAGCTGAGGCGGCTGGTGCGCCGAAGGGGCTGGGATTGGTTGTAGCGGAGCCGAATAGGCTAGGAGTGgtcgccgcggcggaggcggcgggtgCGCCGAAGAGGGTTGAGGCGGACGACGAGGTGGGCTGACCAATCCCGAAGCCAGTGGACCCGAAGCCGAATGGGGATGGAGAGGAAGCGGTGGTCGGAGCGGCCGCAGAGGCGGGGGCGGATCCGAAGAGGGATGAACCAAAAGTGGGAGtagaggaagcggcggcggaggaggagaatggAGAGGATCCGAACGCCGGAGCAGGGGAGGAACCGAAGGCGGgggcgggggaagaggagaaggcggATGGGGCGGTGGTGAAGGAGAAAGGGGAGGCGGTGGATCCGGCTGCGCCGGAAGTGCCGAACGCgaaggaggaggccatggcTGCGTCGGCGTGCGGTCGTTCGCCGATTTGAGGTCGATTTGGCAGGTTTTCGCGTTGTTTTgccgctggccggcgcggctTGAGGATGGGACGATGGGTGGGCTGCGACGGCGCTTTTTGAAATAGGGTTTAGGGAGAGGGAAGACCGGAAGAGGGATTTAGGAGAAACCGGGAAATGTACTCGTGTCTCGTCCGATGGATAGGAACGGAACTTCGGAAGGAGCATGAAACAAGCAGTACTcttttttaaaatagatacatctttttttagcaaatttgaaacaagaattatgaaatagAAGAAGtattatatttttaaaaaactacGTATATCCTCTTCGTCCGGAAATAAGCGACTtcaatttgtataagaatttatGCAAACTCAAGTTACTTATTTTCGAACGAAATGAGTATTTTCTTTTAGACCGTATATACTTAAGGTTCGGATGTTGATATTAGTAATTGTGTGCTATTATTTTCTATTCTTACTTCTCTCTAAAGAAAGACTTCGATTCTTAGTCCCGCCTTTCGTTACGAAACcatttaaaaaaacatttttcaaaCTTTAGAGGTTCAAGATTACAAGGCAtcgtttctttttctctctcttaaCTATGAACTACATTAGCTATTTACTCCATTTCTCTAGGTTTCCACTTTGACATTAGTTCACTTGCATCCACCGgtggttttttgtttttggtatTGGTGTTAGATATTAATGTTTCTCAATATGATCGACATTAATCGTTGCTATTTCTATATGTCTTCTTATGTTATTATTTTAATAAGGGTCTTGTAAAACCGAATGAAGGGGAGTTATAATAAAAAAGAACTTTGCCACCCGTACCCTATGAACATTTGTGCCTTCTTTCAAGAACTTTTTCCAACTTTTTTGATGCATCAACATTCAAGTTAGGTTCGAATGTCTTTACAAAATTTCATTGTGGGGaaaatacatttatttatattttttatggcGTAATCATTTTTAAACTAGTGGATTTGTGCAACGGTGCAAGCCATTTTTAACAGGGTGACGAGATTCTATGACTATGGATTTATGTATAGTTTTGATTCGACACGTTGATGTAAAAAAATCCTCAAAGTCTCTTATTAGTCGATTATGCTCATTTGCTACTttctactctctttttttctactCACTTAATTCTGGCTTGGTGGATTCTTGTTTtgtctcaaagaaaaaaaatgcaatccAATTGGTATCACGTAAAAAAGAGCATAGAGGATCAAGACAAATTACTCCCATAAACCAAATTCACGTTTGGAGAAAAGCTAAACTTTTTTGAAGGCGACGCTAAAGTTGATACATAATTATGTTAGGATTTACCTTCTTGGGAATTTGCCCGTGTAGGCAATTTTGATTCGAGGATATTCAGTTCAAACCAACCAATCCGATTTCATGTCAAACTGAAACCACGAGTCACATGCGCTTAAAAGTtctagaaaaaagagagataaaCAATTCACTTTATTTTATGACCCGTTTAGAATTATGGGCTTGTTCGTTTTATTGTACCGCTTACCTAAAAACTTCTACCACCCCCGGTTAGCGAACTTATTATGGAATAACTTCAGTACATACTTTATATGAAAAAAAGATTcgtcttcttttttccatcCACGGAGCAACCTATGCGAACAACACGAACCCTCGTACATTTACAACTCAGCTGGATTACGCAAATAAATAGGCaaagaaaaggtaaaaagaacatgaaaataaatgagtaaaatgcatgAGAGCAgaggtcctaattctttcgcaAAGGTGGCAAGTTAGTCCCAAATATACGTTTAGGTTCCAATAATATTTTAAGTGGTTCATCACAGGTCCGTCTAGTGTATGCGTCTCTCTGACCGTATGACGTGGCCATTTGACCAATGCCACCTAGGATTGGACCCACACGTGATGTGGATTGAAATCTTACAGAAAACCACTCGCACCTAAGGCTCTTCCATTTTGCAGCCCTCTGTCATCCGTTCTCCTCTCCTTTCCCCGCACCCCTGGGCGCTGTGCCCTGGCTCTGTGCCTTGGAGCTATCTGCCGCTGCGCTACCGGTCCGCCCCGTCCTGCACAACGCCGCCACCACTTTTGCCTCGGTGAGCCGCTGATCTGTCCCGTGCCGTCCTACACAGCGCCGCTGCCCCCTTCGCCTCGACGAGCCGCTACCGTGGCCGCACGATCTGTCGGTATGCCTTGACCTCGGGGAGCTGCTGCTCCGACCTGCCACACATCCCATTTGGCCGGCCTGCGCCCAAGTCTGTGTCGCTGCCGGCACGCTCTACTGCTccgcctccccccccccccccaatcgCGCTTCGCTGGCCTCGCTCCGACCGGTGCGCCGCCCATTCGCCAGCCGCGCATCCCGTCGCCGCCTATAccctcgcctcctccctgtGCCGCCCTACCCTTCACCTCtggcccgcgccgccacgcccctCTTCAGTCCACCTCACCCCAGCCCGACGAGGAGAATGAGCTCTGGACCATCACCAGCGGTTGGGGTTGACATGAGGGGGCAGAGGAGAGAATAAAGGGAGAGAACAACCAAGGACCACGAAATGGAAGAATCTTTGctctgagttttttttttttaagattttAATCCAAGTCTTTTAGTCAAATGGCCATGCCGGTCAGAGGATCATATACAACAAAGAAACCTGTGATGGACTATTTAAAATACTATTGAGACATAAACATGCATTTTAAAAGATTTGAGACTAACGCACCTTTGCGAAAGAATTAGGAAATCcaatgcattttactcaaaaTAAATTAACCATTCCGATTAACCAAACGAACTCGCTTCTCCCTGGAAAACAACGGAGTCGCTCGACCCGATCCCCAAATCCCGGGCACATCTCATGGCGGCGAGCCTGTGGCGAGCGGTgatgggcgccggcgccccgtCCGCGGACGCGGACACAACGGGCGGCGTGGAGTTCTGGCGCGCCCCTGAGCGCGTGGGGTGGCTGGACAAACAGGGCGAGTACATCAagacgtggcggcggcggtggttcGTGCTCAAGCAGGGGAAGCTCTTCTGGTTCAAGGACTCGACCGTCACCCGCGCGTCGGTTCCCCGCGGCGTCATCCCCGTCGCCACCTGCCTCACTGCCAAGGGCGCCGACGACGTGCTCAACCGCAAGTTCGCCTTCGAACTCTCCACCCAGCGGGAGACCATGTACTTCGTCGCCGACtccgagaaggagaaggaggagtgGATCAACTCCATCGGCCGCTCCATCGTCCAGCACTCCCTCTCTGCCACCGACGACGAGATCCTTGACTACGATAGCGGCCGCCCCACAACCGGCGACAAATCATAGATTTGTCGATTGATTGGTGAGCAAAAAGGATCGCTGACCCCTGTAATTCTACATTTATGCAGCATCTTTGTCCAATTTATTTAGGTTTACACTTCCAAGGATATGATTAGTGCACCTGTATTTTAGTGATGCGATGGTTATTGGGGAACAATTTTTGATATTGGTGTATAGCGTGCTGTTTGATAATATGGATCGGCTTTCTTGTAACTTTCTCCACTattatctgttttttttttggccaatTGACATGTGTGCTGTGTTTGGATATTGGCATTCTTATATGAAAAGCTTCAAGTGTATATTTAAGTTTTAGCAAATTGCGCAAGTTAATGTGTCTCCTTCTTGTTCTGTATCCAGTTGGTTCATAAAATCATCTCTTAAGTGATTT
The Brachypodium distachyon strain Bd21 chromosome 2, Brachypodium_distachyon_v3.0, whole genome shotgun sequence genome window above contains:
- the LOC100836012 gene encoding pleckstrin homology domain-containing protein 1, encoding MAASLWRAVMGAGAPSADADTTGGVEFWRAPERVGWLDKQGEYIKTWRRRWFVLKQGKLFWFKDSTVTRASVPRGVIPVATCLTAKGADDVLNRKFAFELSTQRETMYFVADSEKEKEEWINSIGRSIVQHSLSATDDEILDYDSGRPTTGDKS
- the LOC100835393 gene encoding nuclear pore complex protein NUP62; translated protein: MASSFAFGTSGAAGSTASPFSFTTAPSAFSSSPAPAFGSSPAPAFGSSPFSSSAAASSTPTFGSSLFGSAPASAAAPTTASSPSPFGFGSTGFGIGQPTSSSASTLFGAPAASAAATTPSLFGSATTNPSPFGAPAASATATTPGLFGATSSTAVTPGLFGATPAAATTPSIFGATSSAASTPSLFSTPATGFGFGSSASGATTATTAAPTPSFGFGLNSAAAPSSTAATSAPAPGFGPPTGSALFGSTPAAPLFGNIAASSPATTATTAPSVGFSLPAATTASAPSFGFTPSSGSTTTGSTTPSLFSSAPSASAFSIPNNASAAPTTPASAPTSGFSLATSQAAPAPSLFSNTGAAASSSASSLNFPFGASVATPTPTFASVSATSASTVPPTTVASTTSGSLFSVPASSSSSSGFSFTVPPSSSSSAAVTTTITSPSTSAATTTAPSTTTSAFPSFSLQASTPASTSTLATQSALFGAPATAASTSATSTTTSQATSSALQASSTGPTTTAITPAASQAPKLPSEIVGKCVEEIIRDWNNGLQDRTAKFRKHATAISEWDRRILQNRNVLIRLEADVAKVVETQTSLERQLELIETHQREVDKALQSMEEEAEQIFQDERVLLREDEAASARDTMYEQAEIVENELQHMTEQVKSIIQTLNSTQGGELEATDSMTPFDVAVRILDNQLRSLMWIDEKANEFSNRIQRLPNNSAAAERDSGIPRFWLN